A region of the Burkholderia savannae genome:
GGCAAGCTTCATGGCGACCCACGTGCGCTGGATCGCATACGCGTCGTCGATCGTGATCTCCGGGTAGTCGAGCGAGATCTGGCGGATCTGCTTGCGCTCGCGCTCGGCGGCGTGCAGCCGGCGCGCGAGCAGCTGGATGGTGGCGGAATCTAGCATGGTCTTCGTTGTCGGGGTTGGGGTCACGCGCCGCGCTTGTAGCGTGCGTGGATATTGTTGTGCTTGTACGAGCCCGTCTCGCTGAACTCGGTCAGCTCCATCGACAGCGCGAGATAGCGCCGTTCGTAGAGCGCGGCGAAATGCGCCTTGATCGCGTCGAACAGCGCGTCGCATGCGGCCTTCTTCGTCGCGTCGTCGCGGCCCGAGCCGATCTTCAGCGTCACGTGCACGAACGCGTCGTCGGCGGTGCCGTCGGCGACGCAGTAGTCCTGCAGCTCGATCGCGCGCGAGCGGATGCCGCCCGTCGGAAACACGCCGCCCTGCGCGATCAGCGTCTCGTTGATCGTCTTGAGCAGCACGGGAATCCGCGCGTCGTCGCGAATGTTCGCGGTGTATTCGACGATGATGTGAGGCATGTCGGCTCTCCGTGTTCTTCAGAATTGCGTCGGCATCCGAAGCGAATCGTCGCGCCGCTCAAGGCAGCGGGAAGATCGCGTTGATCTGCCCGGTGCCCGAGCTCGCGAAGTAGTCGGTCACGATTTCGACCGGCTTGTCGTAGCGGTCCCAGCCGAGCAGGCCGAGCAGCATCGCGGTATCGTGCATGCCGCCTTCGCCGAAGCAGTGCTCGTTGTACTCGGGCAGCATCTTGCAGAAGGTCGCGAAATCGCCCTGCTTCCACAGCTCGACGACGCGCAGGTCCACCTGCCGGAAGAACTCGCGGCTGATCATGTGGATCGCCTCCTCGGGGCTGCCGTTGTCGTTGAAACGGTGCGACAGCGAGCCGCTCGCGAAGAACGCCACGTTCGAATCGCTCGCTTCGATCGAGTGCCTGAGCGCCTCGCCGAAGCGCCGGCTCTCGTCGAGCGCGTGCCACATGCACCAGCCGGCGATCGACACGACCTTGAAATGCTGATCGGCGTTCATGTAGCGCATCGGCACGAGCGTGCCGTACTCGAGCTCGAGACTGTCGATCTCGTGCGCGCGCGTGCCGATCCCGCGCTCGTTCGCGGCCGCCGCGATCAGATGGCCGAGCGCCGGATTGCCCGGATACTCGTAGCGCATGTCGCGGATGAAATGCGGCAGCTCGTTGCTCGTGTAGACGCCCGCGAAATGCCCGTTGCAGTTCACGTGATAGCCGGCGTTGACGAGCCAGTGCGTGTCGGCGACGACGATCGTGTCGACGCCGAGCGCGCGGCAGCGCTCGCCGATCGCCTGATGGCCGCGGATCGCCTCCGCACGGCAGCCGTGATGCCTGCCCGGCAGCTCGGACAGATACATCGACGGCACGTGCGTGATCTTCGCGGCGAGTGACAGCTTTCCCATCGTGAGTCTCCTGCCGCGTCGCCGGCAAACAGAGCCCGCGCGCGGCGTATCATTCGTTGTCGGCGGGCGTCACACGCCCCAGCGGGGAATGTGATGGCTGCCCATCGAGATGCACACGTTCTTGATCTCGGCGAACACCTCGAAGCTGTATTCGCCGCCCTCGCGGCCGGTGCCCGATTCCTTCACGCCGCCGAACGGCTGGCGCAGGTCGCGCACGTTCTGGCTGTTGACGAACACCATGCCCGCCTCGATGCCGCGCGCGAGCCGGTGCACGCGGCCGACGTCCTGCGTCCACAGGTACGACGCGAGGCCGTACGACGTGTCGTTCGCGAGACGCAGCCCGTCCTCCTCGCCGTCGAACGGAATCAGGCACGCGACCGGCCCGAAGATCTCTTCCTGCGCGATGCGCATCCGGTTGTCGACGTCGGCGAACACGGTCGGCCGCACGAAGTTGCCGTTCGCAAGATGCGCGGGCAGGTTCGCCGGCTTGTCCGGGCCGCCCGCGACGAGCCGCGCGCCCTCGTCGGCGCCGAGCCGGATGTAGCCCGTCACCTTTTCCCAGTGCGCGCGCGTGATCATCGAGCCCACCTGCGTGCGCTCGTCGGCCGGATCGCCGACGATCAGGTTGTTCGCGCGGCGCGCGAACTCGGCGACGAACCTGTCGTAGATCGTCCGCTGCACGAAGATCC
Encoded here:
- the hpaD gene encoding 3,4-dihydroxyphenylacetate 2,3-dioxygenase, which produces MGKLSLAAKITHVPSMYLSELPGRHHGCRAEAIRGHQAIGERCRALGVDTIVVADTHWLVNAGYHVNCNGHFAGVYTSNELPHFIRDMRYEYPGNPALGHLIAAAANERGIGTRAHEIDSLELEYGTLVPMRYMNADQHFKVVSIAGWCMWHALDESRRFGEALRHSIEASDSNVAFFASGSLSHRFNDNGSPEEAIHMISREFFRQVDLRVVELWKQGDFATFCKMLPEYNEHCFGEGGMHDTAMLLGLLGWDRYDKPVEIVTDYFASSGTGQINAIFPLP
- a CDS encoding 5-carboxymethyl-2-hydroxymuconate Delta-isomerase, with product MPHIIVEYTANIRDDARIPVLLKTINETLIAQGGVFPTGGIRSRAIELQDYCVADGTADDAFVHVTLKIGSGRDDATKKAACDALFDAIKAHFAALYERRYLALSMELTEFSETGSYKHNNIHARYKRGA